In one Mycobacterium sp. NBC_00419 genomic region, the following are encoded:
- a CDS encoding beta-carotene 15,15'-dioxygenase, Brp/Blh family: MPGADIQTLESAALWSRRLTLAALLLAGIASWIPADIGPIVLCFAAAGFAAGIPHGAVDHLMATRLTGRTSVVTVAAVYATLAVTAWVLMTWLGTVGLVAAVALSALHFGLGELEVSRQLTGWRPNIVVAVAITVAGCGALILPLARAGDQLIGVAAAVSPGIDVWLGSGWVQIALAAGWLAAAVVAVAGALRAGRRAIALDIVLIGLLGALAPPLLAFAVWFGGWHALRHCARMLTVEPGCAQLVAIGRRGAAIARFVRLAAWPSVAALATVAILGWFTLVAPNPAGLVAEVLRLLLALTVPHMVVVAWLDRTAGR; this comes from the coding sequence GTGCCTGGTGCGGACATCCAGACCCTGGAGTCGGCCGCACTCTGGTCGCGCAGACTCACCCTGGCCGCGCTGCTGCTGGCCGGAATCGCGTCGTGGATTCCGGCTGACATCGGCCCGATCGTCCTGTGCTTCGCCGCGGCCGGATTCGCGGCAGGCATTCCGCATGGCGCGGTCGACCATCTGATGGCGACTCGACTGACCGGCCGCACCTCGGTCGTCACGGTGGCCGCCGTCTACGCCACGTTGGCGGTCACCGCGTGGGTGCTGATGACGTGGCTCGGCACTGTCGGTCTTGTCGCCGCCGTCGCGCTCAGCGCACTGCACTTCGGCCTCGGGGAGCTCGAAGTGTCCCGCCAGCTGACGGGATGGCGTCCCAATATTGTTGTTGCCGTTGCTATTACGGTCGCCGGATGTGGGGCGCTGATCCTGCCCCTCGCCCGTGCCGGTGACCAACTCATCGGAGTGGCGGCGGCGGTCTCGCCCGGAATCGACGTCTGGCTGGGCTCTGGTTGGGTGCAGATCGCCCTGGCGGCCGGTTGGCTCGCCGCTGCTGTCGTCGCGGTGGCCGGCGCCCTTCGGGCCGGCCGGCGGGCCATCGCCCTCGACATCGTATTGATCGGACTGCTCGGCGCACTGGCGCCGCCGCTCCTGGCGTTCGCCGTGTGGTTCGGCGGCTGGCATGCGCTTCGGCATTGCGCCCGGATGCTGACCGTGGAGCCGGGCTGCGCGCAGTTGGTGGCAATCGGACGGCGCGGGGCGGCGATCGCGCGTTTCGTGCGCCTGGCCGCCTGGCCGTCGGTGGCCGCACTCGCGACGGTGGCGATCCTCGGGTGGTTCACCCTGGTGGCGCCGAATCCCGCCGGGTTGGTGGCCGAGGTGCTGCGGCTACTGCTGGCTCTCACCGTGCCCCACATGGTGGTGGTCGCATGGCTCGACCGCACGGCCGGTCGCTA
- a CDS encoding bacteriorhodopsin-like yields MIPEALTQAQYDTVYNILSLTLAAQLFGAIFLFVAQPRVLPRYRQALVISAVVCGIAAYHYFRIFESFKAAFVTEAPGGRGTYVQAAGESFNEGYRYVDWLLTVPLLLTELIVVLALARKLRNSLLWRLIPASAAMIALGYPGEISGDNTIRNVFGLLSTIPFLYILYVLFVELTRSLDRQPPAVRQTVSRMRILLLATWGVYPIAYIIPLYLSQAGADSWVYKQVGYSIADILAKVLYGLLIYKIARLKSFADDPAFSAQENEHDGHDAVTPSNSKPKVVAGQ; encoded by the coding sequence ATGATTCCTGAAGCACTGACCCAGGCCCAGTACGACACGGTCTACAACATCCTGTCTCTGACACTCGCCGCACAGTTGTTCGGCGCGATCTTCCTCTTCGTCGCCCAACCCAGGGTGCTACCCCGGTACCGCCAGGCTCTGGTGATCTCCGCGGTCGTGTGCGGCATCGCCGCCTACCACTACTTCCGCATCTTCGAATCGTTCAAGGCAGCGTTCGTCACCGAGGCCCCCGGTGGCCGCGGGACCTACGTCCAAGCCGCGGGCGAATCGTTCAACGAGGGATACCGCTACGTCGACTGGCTGCTGACGGTGCCACTGCTGCTCACCGAGCTCATCGTGGTGCTGGCCCTGGCTCGCAAACTGCGCAACTCACTGCTGTGGCGGCTGATCCCGGCGTCGGCCGCGATGATCGCACTGGGCTACCCCGGCGAGATCAGCGGTGACAACACCATTCGCAACGTCTTCGGGCTGCTGTCGACGATCCCGTTCCTCTACATCCTCTACGTGCTGTTCGTCGAACTCACCCGGTCGCTGGATCGTCAGCCCCCCGCGGTGCGCCAGACCGTCAGCCGGATGCGGATCCTGTTGCTGGCTACCTGGGGCGTCTATCCGATCGCCTACATCATTCCGCTGTACCTGTCGCAGGCCGGCGCGGACTCGTGGGTGTACAAGCAGGTCGGCTACTCGATCGCCGACATCCTGGCCAAGGTGCTCTACGGCCTGCTGATCTACAAGATCGCGCGGCTGAAGTCGTTCGCCGATGACCCGGCGTTCTCCGCGCAGGAGAACGAACACGACGGGCACGACGCAGTGACGCCGTCGAACAGCAAGCCGAAAGTGGTTGCTGGACAATAA
- a CDS encoding TetR/AcrR family transcriptional regulator: MGEDARVIRTRADVARTALDLLTREGPDALTHARIAGIARYSKTTLYAHWPSRADLFAAALEALGDMPHHEPTGDLHADLVGELKAFRQAVVDLRLDRVIFGLAQWSTVEAMEQVRDRVNTEGQRPIRAILERAFDGPDLEAAISMLSGVVACPSLMFGALPDDDIIEAAVGIVLKGVDVAGPPSGGSGRG; the protein is encoded by the coding sequence GTGGGTGAGGATGCGCGGGTCATCCGCACGCGTGCCGACGTCGCACGCACCGCACTCGACCTACTGACCAGGGAAGGGCCCGACGCCCTCACCCACGCCCGGATCGCGGGGATCGCCCGCTACTCCAAGACCACGCTGTACGCGCACTGGCCGTCGAGGGCAGATCTGTTCGCGGCCGCGCTCGAAGCCCTCGGCGACATGCCGCATCACGAGCCCACCGGAGATCTTCACGCCGATCTGGTCGGCGAGTTGAAGGCCTTCCGGCAGGCGGTGGTGGATCTGCGCCTGGATCGGGTGATCTTCGGCCTCGCCCAGTGGTCGACCGTAGAGGCGATGGAGCAGGTCAGGGACCGGGTCAATACCGAGGGCCAGCGGCCCATCCGCGCGATCCTCGAGCGCGCCTTCGACGGCCCGGACCTCGAAGCGGCGATATCGATGCTGTCCGGCGTGGTTGCCTGTCCGTCGCTGATGTTCGGCGCACTGCCCGACGACGACATCATCGAAGCGGCGGTCGGCATCGTTCTCAAGGGCGTGGACGTGGCCGGCCCGCCCAGTGGTGGCTCGGGCCGAGGCTGA
- a CDS encoding MFS transporter — MPDHAGVRTGASPPPQTTPWTPRVTVALAVLAAAAFVYVTAEIMPVGALSAIARDLKVSEAMVGSLLASYALVAAVATVPLVRWTAAWPRRRTLLLTLASLALSQLISALAPTFAVLATGRILCALTHGLMWSVIAPIGVRLVPASYAGRATMAVYTGTGLALVVGSPVTAAMSEVWGWRTAVGVITVVAVAVAAAARLALPLMPMTGRHPATAAAIRHHRNGRLVALSALTLVGVTAHFISYTFIVAIIRDVVGVRGPHLAWLLAGYGIAGLTAMALLARPGDRRPKTAIVGCLAALVVAFAVLAALGFFESGRTLVTVLTGVAAIVLWGAAATAMPPMLQSAAMRHSPQDPDGASGLYVASFQVGIMAGSLAGGVVYQTGGIAATVTASGALILAALVVVAASRDLFAVSPITSEK; from the coding sequence ATGCCCGACCACGCGGGCGTCAGGACCGGCGCCTCGCCACCACCGCAGACCACCCCGTGGACTCCACGCGTCACCGTGGCGCTGGCCGTGCTGGCCGCCGCCGCATTCGTCTACGTCACCGCCGAGATCATGCCGGTGGGGGCCCTGTCGGCCATCGCCCGCGACCTGAAGGTCAGCGAGGCGATGGTCGGCTCCCTGCTGGCCAGCTACGCGCTGGTGGCCGCCGTCGCGACCGTGCCCCTGGTGCGCTGGACCGCGGCGTGGCCCCGGCGGCGAACACTGCTGTTGACCCTGGCCTCCCTGGCGCTCTCGCAGCTGATCTCGGCGCTGGCACCGACTTTCGCGGTGCTGGCCACCGGCCGGATCCTGTGTGCGCTCACCCATGGCCTGATGTGGTCGGTCATCGCGCCGATCGGGGTCCGGCTGGTGCCGGCCAGTTATGCCGGGCGCGCCACCATGGCTGTGTATACCGGCACCGGACTGGCGCTGGTCGTCGGAAGCCCGGTGACCGCGGCGATGAGCGAGGTGTGGGGCTGGCGGACGGCCGTAGGCGTCATCACGGTCGTCGCGGTCGCCGTAGCGGCGGCGGCCCGGCTGGCGCTGCCGCTGATGCCGATGACGGGACGGCATCCCGCAACCGCCGCCGCGATCCGCCACCACCGCAACGGCCGATTGGTGGCGCTGAGCGCGCTGACCCTCGTCGGGGTCACCGCCCACTTCATCTCCTACACCTTCATCGTCGCGATCATCCGGGACGTGGTCGGTGTGCGCGGGCCGCATCTGGCGTGGCTGCTGGCTGGCTATGGCATCGCCGGGCTCACCGCGATGGCGCTGCTGGCCCGACCTGGCGATCGTCGACCGAAGACCGCGATCGTGGGCTGCCTTGCGGCTCTGGTGGTGGCCTTCGCCGTGCTCGCCGCTCTCGGGTTCTTCGAAAGCGGGCGCACCCTCGTGACCGTGCTGACCGGGGTGGCGGCCATCGTGCTGTGGGGTGCGGCGGCGACGGCGATGCCACCGATGCTGCAATCAGCGGCCATGCGGCACAGCCCGCAGGATCCCGACGGAGCCTCGGGGCTCTACGTGGCGTCCTTCCAGGTCGGGATCATGGCCGGATCGCTGGCGGGCGGGGTGGTCTATCAAACCGGCGGGATCGCGGCGACGGTGACGGCCTCGGGCGCGCTGATCCTGGCTGCGCTGGTGGTGGTGGCCGCCAGCCGGGACTTGTTCGCAGTTAGCCCGATCACCAGCGAAAAGTAA
- a CDS encoding L,D-transpeptidase has protein sequence MALRVKEAFAATLCVVGVAAGISLGSGSAMADPDQAPVDPAVINVPPVEVPPADPAIPVPDPALAPPPPVDPLAVPPATDPAAAAQAAPAGSVKGQNPLPYTGDPVFAPPSFNPVNGALVGVAKPIIINFARPIANRGLAEQAIHISSVPAVPGAFYWTTDTQVRWRPYAFWPANTVVNIDASGAKSSFRVGDALVATVDDKTHQMTVTKNGVVLKTMPVSMGKPDGKHETKNGTYYVLEKFPDIIMDSATYGVPNTSPEGYKLKVQWAVRIDNSGAFVHSAPWSVGDQGKRNVSHGCINLSPDNAKWFYDNFGSGDPIVVKNSVGLYNNPDGADDWQWQLA, from the coding sequence ATGGCGCTGCGGGTGAAGGAAGCCTTCGCGGCCACGTTGTGCGTGGTCGGGGTGGCTGCCGGAATCAGTCTGGGCAGTGGCTCGGCGATGGCCGATCCGGACCAGGCGCCCGTGGATCCGGCCGTGATCAACGTCCCGCCGGTGGAGGTTCCGCCCGCGGATCCGGCCATTCCGGTACCGGACCCGGCATTGGCTCCGCCCCCGCCCGTCGACCCGCTGGCTGTCCCGCCGGCAACCGACCCGGCCGCCGCGGCCCAGGCCGCGCCTGCCGGCTCCGTCAAGGGCCAGAACCCGCTGCCCTACACCGGTGACCCGGTCTTCGCGCCGCCGTCATTCAACCCCGTTAACGGTGCGCTGGTCGGAGTCGCCAAGCCGATCATCATCAACTTCGCGCGCCCGATCGCCAACCGGGGCCTGGCCGAGCAGGCCATCCACATCTCGTCGGTGCCCGCTGTGCCGGGTGCGTTCTACTGGACCACCGACACCCAGGTGCGCTGGCGGCCCTACGCCTTCTGGCCGGCCAACACCGTCGTCAACATCGACGCCAGCGGCGCCAAGTCGAGCTTCCGGGTCGGCGATGCTCTGGTGGCCACCGTCGACGATAAGACCCACCAGATGACCGTGACCAAAAACGGCGTGGTGCTGAAGACCATGCCGGTCTCGATGGGCAAGCCCGACGGCAAGCACGAGACCAAGAACGGCACCTATTACGTGCTGGAGAAGTTCCCCGACATCATCATGGACTCGGCCACCTACGGCGTCCCCAACACCTCGCCCGAGGGCTACAAGCTGAAAGTCCAATGGGCCGTGCGCATCGACAACAGTGGTGCGTTCGTGCACAGCGCACCGTGGTCGGTCGGCGACCAGGGCAAGCGCAACGTCAGCCACGGCTGCATCAACCTCAGCCCGGACAACGCCAAGTGGTTCTATGACAACTTCGGCAGCGGTGACCCGATCGTGGTGAAGAACTCGGTGGGCTTGTACAACAACCCCGACGGCGCCGACGACTGGCAGTGGCAGCTGGCCTGA
- a CDS encoding alpha/beta hydrolase, whose protein sequence is MPPTPSPTPTPVEPTPLPQLPAPDLHEFTHGVSLLGGWLPLTVEVVTVLALIAVVGWRTLRWRLLWLPVCVGLGVLGAFAAHTFVDSEGLASDPAPFRLWIWTAVFVAAVAVAVAGWRGSPWWRRGLSAAVIPLTLVTALLALNQWVGYYPSVQTAWGALTAGPLPDQVDAADLAGLRNTAQSTGKLVEVDIPSDASGFKHRSEYVYLPPAWFTGASPPRLPVVMMVAGEFNTPADWIRTGNAKPMIDGYAKSHGGQAPIFVFVDSGGSFNNDTECVNGPRGNSADHLTKDVRPYVVQTFGAADDAANWAVVGWSMGGTCAVDLTVMHPELFSTFEDIAGDHGPTAGTKDQTISRLYGGDAAAWAAFDPRTVMTLHGPYVGVAGWFEDTVRPANGASPYGGGHRPQSDAPLGFGGHDEFRDSDEAGAADDLCAVANTVGITCSVHRIISYHTWQFAQRAFSDALPWLAARITTPGAT, encoded by the coding sequence GTGCCGCCAACCCCGTCACCGACACCGACGCCGGTCGAACCCACACCCCTTCCGCAGCTGCCCGCACCGGACTTGCACGAATTCACGCACGGGGTTTCCCTACTGGGCGGCTGGCTGCCCCTGACCGTCGAGGTCGTGACCGTGCTCGCGCTGATCGCGGTGGTCGGCTGGCGCACGCTCCGGTGGCGGCTGCTGTGGCTACCGGTGTGTGTGGGCCTCGGTGTGCTCGGTGCGTTCGCCGCCCACACGTTCGTCGACTCCGAGGGCTTGGCCTCTGACCCGGCCCCCTTCCGATTGTGGATCTGGACAGCCGTTTTCGTGGCGGCCGTCGCCGTGGCCGTAGCCGGATGGCGGGGCAGCCCGTGGTGGCGGCGCGGACTTTCGGCGGCGGTGATTCCACTGACGTTGGTAACGGCGCTGCTGGCGCTGAACCAGTGGGTCGGCTACTACCCGAGTGTGCAGACCGCGTGGGGGGCACTGACCGCCGGTCCCCTGCCGGACCAGGTGGACGCTGCCGACCTGGCCGGCCTGCGTAACACCGCACAGTCGACCGGGAAGCTGGTCGAGGTCGACATTCCCTCGGATGCAAGCGGATTCAAGCACCGCAGCGAGTACGTCTACCTCCCGCCGGCCTGGTTCACCGGGGCCAGCCCGCCGCGGCTGCCGGTCGTCATGATGGTGGCCGGGGAATTCAACACTCCCGCGGACTGGATCCGTACCGGCAACGCGAAACCCATGATCGACGGGTATGCGAAAAGCCATGGCGGACAGGCGCCTATCTTCGTCTTCGTCGACTCCGGCGGAAGCTTCAACAACGACACCGAATGCGTCAACGGCCCGCGGGGCAACTCCGCCGACCACCTCACCAAAGACGTCCGGCCCTACGTCGTCCAGACCTTCGGCGCCGCCGACGACGCGGCGAACTGGGCGGTGGTCGGCTGGTCGATGGGCGGCACCTGCGCCGTCGACCTCACCGTCATGCATCCCGAACTCTTCAGCACTTTCGAGGACATCGCCGGCGACCACGGGCCCACCGCGGGCACCAAGGACCAGACCATCAGCCGGCTCTACGGCGGTGACGCCGCGGCTTGGGCCGCGTTCGACCCGCGCACGGTGATGACGCTGCACGGGCCCTATGTGGGTGTCGCGGGATGGTTCGAGGACACCGTTCGGCCCGCCAACGGCGCCTCACCCTACGGCGGCGGGCACCGGCCACAGTCGGATGCGCCGTTGGGATTCGGCGGCCATGACGAGTTCCGCGACTCCGACGAGGCCGGTGCGGCCGACGACCTGTGCGCGGTCGCGAACACCGTCGGCATCACGTGCTCGGTGCACCGCATCATCAGCTACCACACCTGGCAGTTCGCCCAGCGGGCGTTCTCCGACGCCCTGCCCTGGCTGGCCGCCCGGATCACAACACCGGGTGCGACCTAG
- a CDS encoding MFS transporter, with amino-acid sequence MTCPVETPTNHADTQRWAYPLLLVLSGVALGVSGLPAPLYGIYEANWHLSPLATTIVFAVYAFAALVAVLVSGRISDVVGRKPVLLGALAALIVGLGIFLIADNIGMLLLARTIHGAAVGSIVVAGAAALLDLRPHHGVRSGQLSGVSFNIGMTVAIVGSALLAQYVAHPLRTPYAVVAVVCAVVGVGVLGLRETHDGRTGGPIRISKPAVPQEIRDDFWFAALGAMASWSVLGVLLSLYPSLAAQQTNIHNLVFGGGVVGVTAFSAAMAQLVATRLPARRSAVIGDVGMAVALLVTIPVLLTHRWPLVFAAAALLGATFGLGFGGSLRHLSDVVPANRRGETMSAFYLLAYTAMALPTIAAGWAATQWPLADVFPWFAGIVALACLAAAAVGTLSMRRS; translated from the coding sequence ATGACGTGTCCCGTCGAAACACCGACGAACCACGCCGACACCCAGAGGTGGGCCTACCCACTGCTGCTCGTGCTGTCCGGTGTTGCGCTCGGGGTCTCCGGGCTGCCGGCACCGCTGTATGGCATCTACGAGGCGAACTGGCATCTCTCGCCGCTGGCGACCACGATCGTGTTCGCGGTGTACGCGTTCGCCGCCCTGGTCGCGGTGCTGGTGTCGGGCCGGATCTCGGACGTCGTCGGCCGCAAGCCCGTCCTGCTCGGCGCACTGGCCGCCCTCATCGTCGGCCTCGGCATCTTCCTGATCGCCGACAACATCGGCATGCTGCTGCTCGCCCGCACCATCCACGGTGCGGCGGTGGGCTCCATCGTGGTGGCCGGCGCGGCGGCGCTTCTGGACCTGCGGCCCCACCACGGGGTTCGCTCAGGGCAACTCAGCGGCGTGAGTTTCAACATCGGCATGACGGTGGCGATCGTCGGCTCGGCACTGCTCGCCCAATATGTCGCACACCCGTTGCGCACGCCATACGCGGTGGTCGCCGTCGTGTGCGCGGTGGTCGGCGTCGGCGTGCTCGGTTTGCGAGAGACCCACGACGGCCGCACCGGTGGACCCATCAGGATCAGCAAACCAGCTGTGCCGCAAGAGATCCGGGACGACTTCTGGTTCGCGGCGCTCGGTGCGATGGCATCCTGGTCGGTGCTCGGGGTGCTGCTGAGCCTGTACCCGTCCCTGGCAGCCCAGCAGACCAACATCCACAACCTGGTGTTCGGTGGCGGGGTCGTCGGTGTGACGGCGTTCTCGGCCGCGATGGCGCAGTTGGTGGCCACCCGGCTGCCCGCCCGCCGGTCGGCGGTGATCGGCGACGTGGGTATGGCCGTCGCCCTGCTGGTGACGATCCCGGTGCTGCTCACCCACCGCTGGCCGCTGGTGTTCGCCGCGGCCGCGCTACTCGGGGCGACGTTCGGGCTCGGATTCGGTGGCTCGTTGCGCCATCTGTCCGATGTGGTTCCGGCCAACCGCCGCGGGGAGACGATGTCGGCGTTCTACCTTCTCGCCTACACCGCGATGGCACTGCCGACGATCGCTGCCGGCTGGGCGGCCACGCAGTGGCCACTGGCCGACGTCTTCCCGTGGTTCGCCGGCATCGTCGCGCTCGCCTGCCTGGCGGCGGCTGCCGTCGGAACGCTGAGCATGCGCCGTTCCTAG
- a CDS encoding ArsR/SmtB family transcription factor has protein sequence MTEPGGPETEAHPVGALPQVLAALQDPVRLEMIRRLRNAGTPLQCSALYDGINKSTATHHFNILREAGLTERLVCGGLIHQRLRGAEVDEALPGLLQSVVDGANREASTPA, from the coding sequence GTGACCGAACCCGGTGGACCCGAGACGGAGGCGCATCCCGTCGGCGCCCTGCCCCAGGTACTCGCGGCCCTCCAGGACCCGGTCCGCCTGGAGATGATCCGGCGGCTGCGAAACGCCGGCACCCCCCTGCAGTGCAGCGCGCTCTACGACGGCATCAACAAGTCCACGGCCACACACCACTTCAACATCCTGCGCGAGGCCGGACTGACCGAACGCCTGGTCTGCGGCGGGCTCATCCACCAGCGACTACGCGGCGCCGAGGTCGACGAGGCACTGCCTGGCCTGCTGCAGTCGGTCGTCGACGGCGCCAATCGCGAGGCGAGCACCCCCGCCTGA
- a CDS encoding nitroreductase family protein: MDAWDAIRSRRNVRNYTDTPIPDADIDRILEAGWRSPSARNNQHWDFVLVTDRAVLQDLSTVWMGAGHIAAAKAAIALVMPEPPDERNKLMDQYDLGQATMAMAIAATELGVGTGHSAVGDQDRAREILGIPDDHFVAYLLGLGYPADRPLVPIRKPNRRPFDEVVHRGGW; this comes from the coding sequence GTGGACGCCTGGGACGCCATCCGTTCGCGGCGCAACGTCCGCAACTACACCGATACCCCGATACCGGACGCCGACATCGACCGGATCCTCGAGGCGGGCTGGCGTTCGCCGTCGGCACGAAACAACCAGCACTGGGATTTCGTGCTCGTCACCGATCGCGCAGTGTTGCAGGATCTTTCGACAGTCTGGATGGGCGCGGGGCACATCGCTGCGGCGAAGGCCGCGATCGCACTGGTGATGCCGGAGCCGCCGGACGAGCGCAACAAGCTGATGGATCAGTACGACCTGGGCCAGGCCACCATGGCGATGGCGATCGCAGCCACCGAGTTAGGCGTCGGGACCGGGCATTCGGCGGTGGGCGATCAGGACCGGGCTCGCGAGATCCTCGGTATTCCCGACGACCACTTCGTCGCCTACCTGCTCGGCCTGGGTTATCCGGCGGATCGCCCGCTCGTGCCGATCCGCAAGCCCAACCGCAGGCCCTTCGACGAGGTGGTCCACCGCGGCGGCTGGTGA
- a CDS encoding M13 family metallopeptidase produces the protein MTVETLRSGIDLTHVESSVRPQDDLFGHVNGRWLTDYAIPADRATDGAFRSLYDRAEEQVRELIMQAAASGAGIGTDEQRIGDLYASFLDEDAIESRGVQPLLDELAAIDTATDRAALASVIGALQRSGVGGGVGVYVDTDSKNSTRYLVHVSQSGLGLPDESYYRDDQHASILGAYPAHIARMFTLVYGEDYAGEWESTAARIVALETKLAAAHWDVVKRRDADLTYNLRRFADLTDEAPGFDWTGWITALGSSPEAAAELVVRQPDYLTSFAALWAGESLDDWKWWLRWRLIHARAAALTSALVEEDFSFYGRTLSGTEQIRDRWKRAVSLVEGILGDAVGRAYVERHFPPDAKTRMDVLVDNLREAYRVSINDLEWMTPETRQRALAKLDKFTAKIGYPKAWRDYSTLVIDRNDLYGNIVRGAQVASDRETAKLGGPVDRDEWFMTPQTVNAYYNPGMNEIVFPAAILQPPFFDAEADDAANYGGIGAVIGHEIGHGFDDQGAKYDGDGNLVDWWTDADRAEFGARTKKLIEQYDAFVPRELDGEAHVNGAFTVGENIGDLGGLSIALLAYRLSLGDKEAPVIDGLTGVQRVLFGWAQVWRTKSREAEALRRLATDPHSPPEFRCNGVVRNIDAFYDAFEVDPDDALYLDPQHRVRIWS, from the coding sequence GTGACGGTAGAAACTTTGCGGTCGGGCATCGACCTGACCCATGTCGAATCCTCGGTACGCCCCCAGGACGATCTGTTCGGACACGTCAACGGGCGCTGGCTGACCGACTACGCCATACCGGCCGACCGCGCCACCGACGGGGCGTTCCGCTCGCTGTATGACCGCGCCGAAGAGCAGGTCCGGGAGCTGATCATGCAGGCGGCCGCGTCCGGTGCCGGCATCGGCACCGACGAGCAGCGCATCGGCGATCTGTATGCCAGCTTCCTCGACGAGGACGCCATCGAGAGCCGCGGCGTCCAGCCCCTGCTCGACGAGCTCGCCGCCATCGACACCGCGACCGACCGCGCGGCGCTGGCCTCGGTGATCGGGGCGCTGCAACGGTCCGGGGTCGGCGGCGGCGTGGGCGTCTACGTCGACACCGACTCGAAGAACTCGACGCGCTACCTGGTCCACGTCAGCCAGTCGGGCCTGGGCCTGCCCGACGAGTCGTACTACCGCGACGACCAGCACGCCTCGATCCTGGGCGCCTACCCCGCCCACATCGCGCGGATGTTCACCCTGGTCTACGGCGAGGACTACGCCGGGGAATGGGAGAGCACGGCCGCCCGGATCGTCGCCCTGGAGACCAAACTCGCCGCCGCGCACTGGGACGTCGTGAAGCGCCGTGACGCCGACCTGACCTACAACCTGCGCCGGTTCGCCGACCTGACCGACGAGGCGCCCGGGTTCGACTGGACCGGCTGGATCACCGCGCTGGGCTCCTCCCCCGAAGCGGCGGCCGAGTTGGTGGTCCGCCAGCCCGACTACCTGACCTCCTTCGCCGCGCTGTGGGCCGGCGAGTCCCTCGACGACTGGAAGTGGTGGCTGCGCTGGCGGCTGATCCACGCCCGTGCCGCCGCGTTGACCAGTGCGCTGGTCGAGGAGGACTTCAGCTTCTACGGGCGCACGCTGAGCGGCACTGAGCAGATCCGCGACCGCTGGAAACGCGCGGTGTCACTGGTGGAGGGCATCCTCGGCGACGCTGTCGGCCGGGCCTACGTCGAGCGGCACTTCCCGCCGGATGCCAAGACCCGGATGGACGTGCTGGTGGACAACCTGCGCGAGGCGTATCGGGTCAGCATCAACGACTTGGAGTGGATGACGCCCGAGACCCGGCAGCGGGCGCTGGCCAAACTCGACAAGTTCACCGCCAAGATCGGCTACCCCAAGGCCTGGCGTGACTACTCCACGCTGGTGATCGATCGAAACGACCTGTACGGCAACATCGTTCGGGGCGCCCAGGTGGCATCGGACCGGGAGACTGCCAAGCTCGGCGGCCCGGTGGACCGCGACGAGTGGTTCATGACGCCGCAGACGGTCAACGCCTACTACAACCCCGGGATGAACGAGATCGTCTTCCCGGCCGCCATCCTGCAGCCGCCGTTCTTCGACGCCGAGGCCGACGACGCCGCCAACTACGGCGGGATCGGAGCGGTGATCGGCCACGAGATCGGCCACGGGTTCGACGATCAGGGCGCCAAGTACGACGGTGACGGAAACCTGGTCGACTGGTGGACCGACGCCGATCGCGCCGAGTTCGGGGCGCGGACTAAGAAACTCATCGAGCAGTACGACGCCTTCGTGCCGCGCGAACTCGACGGCGAGGCACATGTGAACGGCGCCTTCACCGTTGGTGAGAACATCGGCGACCTGGGCGGGCTGTCCATCGCGCTGCTGGCGTACCGGCTGTCGCTGGGCGACAAGGAGGCGCCGGTGATCGACGGCCTGACCGGGGTGCAGCGGGTGCTGTTCGGCTGGGCTCAGGTGTGGCGCACGAAATCCCGTGAGGCTGAGGCGCTTCGACGGTTGGCGACCGACCCGCACTCGCCACCGGAGTTCCGCTGCAACGGGGTGGTCCGCAACATCGACGCGTTCTACGACGCGTTCGAGGTCGACCCGGACGACGCGCTGTATCTGGATCCGCAGCACCGCGTCCGCATCTGGAGCTGA
- a CDS encoding CoA-binding protein, with amino-acid sequence MWSNPDSAALQNILRDTRTVAVVGASANPARPSYGVFDYLARASHYELFPVNPTITAVGDTAAYPSLADLPVAPDMVDVFRRTEELPTVLADTLALSPRPKYLWLQQGLWDEDLAAQAEAAGLRVVMDRCLKVDYARLIGS; translated from the coding sequence GTGTGGTCCAACCCGGATTCGGCTGCGCTGCAAAATATTCTGCGAGACACCCGCACCGTGGCGGTGGTCGGCGCGTCGGCCAATCCCGCCCGCCCGAGCTACGGGGTGTTCGACTATCTCGCCCGGGCGAGTCACTACGAGCTGTTCCCGGTGAACCCGACCATCACCGCGGTCGGTGATACCGCGGCCTACCCATCCCTGGCCGACCTTCCCGTGGCGCCGGACATGGTCGACGTGTTTCGCCGTACCGAGGAACTGCCCACCGTGCTGGCCGACACCCTTGCGCTGAGCCCGCGGCCGAAATACCTGTGGCTGCAACAGGGTTTGTGGGACGAAGACCTTGCGGCGCAGGCCGAGGCGGCCGGTCTGCGCGTGGTCATGGACCGGTGCCTGAAGGTGGACTACGCCCGTCTCATCGGGAGTTGA